One genomic region from Glaciimonas sp. PAMC28666 encodes:
- a CDS encoding fimbrial protein, whose amino-acid sequence MKMKVFAILAFCASQALTQSAFASDGTMTINGKITAATCVVSGNGAATGTFTLTLPTVSTTALNVAGATAGHTLFNIALSACSTPSQLVHTYFEAASTADAVTGRLYNAASATATNVEVALMNKDRTAILVGFPDSTQNSNAITTVSNAGTMYYIAAYYANGGASTAGTVASTVSYSVVYP is encoded by the coding sequence ATGAAAATGAAAGTATTTGCTATCTTGGCTTTTTGTGCGAGTCAGGCATTGACGCAATCAGCATTCGCATCAGATGGCACGATGACGATCAACGGTAAAATTACTGCGGCAACCTGCGTTGTGAGTGGAAATGGCGCCGCGACGGGCACTTTTACATTGACGCTCCCTACCGTGAGCACTACCGCCCTCAACGTTGCTGGCGCGACCGCTGGTCACACCTTATTCAACATCGCCTTAAGTGCATGTAGCACCCCCTCGCAGCTTGTGCATACCTATTTTGAAGCTGCCTCTACCGCAGACGCTGTAACTGGACGTTTGTATAACGCTGCGTCGGCAACTGCTACAAATGTGGAAGTGGCGCTGATGAACAAAGACCGCACAGCTATTTTGGTCGGCTTTCCTGATTCTACCCAGAATTCGAATGCCATCACTACGGTCTCAAATGCGGGAACTATGTATTACATAGCCGCCTACTACGCCAATGGCGGAGCCTCGACTGCAGGTACGGTCGCATCAACAGTTAGCTACTCGGTCGTTTATCCGTAA
- a CDS encoding fimbrial protein has protein sequence MKFFFAFTLFFSCILPAFASPPPVCSFYGSNTGFQTLTVSPSAAVGDNLGPPVSQAYQYVCTSDVTAVTIRYDPALALSTAVGSVWETGVAGIGIKVINLTNSSTVISNIGGPLTANSSLPYLTGTTIPAGSTVTYSVNFSFQLVKTAAITPTSSSTVTLFQIYPVNAGNVVGTKSGVVSFTLPAVTTSSCNVTTPSITVTMPTLSTAGFSAVGNTGGSQQFNLGINCSASTHVSVTLTDATTTTNNTTTLSLTPSSTASGIGYQILDQFSNLIKFSSDTSIGNPAQQFLGLYSGSVSIPLVSQYISTGTVLPGTVNAAATFTMVYQ, from the coding sequence ATGAAATTTTTTTTTGCATTTACCCTCTTCTTTTCATGCATCCTGCCAGCATTTGCCTCGCCGCCACCAGTATGTTCTTTTTATGGAAGTAACACCGGATTTCAGACACTCACGGTTTCCCCGAGCGCAGCGGTAGGAGATAATCTTGGACCTCCAGTCAGCCAGGCGTATCAGTATGTGTGCACTTCTGACGTCACCGCCGTAACCATACGTTATGACCCTGCGCTGGCGCTGTCAACCGCGGTGGGGTCTGTGTGGGAAACGGGTGTCGCCGGAATTGGTATAAAGGTGATTAACCTGACAAACTCCAGTACGGTCATCAGTAATATTGGTGGTCCCCTGACGGCGAACTCATCGCTTCCCTATCTGACCGGGACCACCATACCAGCTGGTAGTACAGTTACGTATTCCGTCAACTTCTCTTTCCAGTTAGTAAAAACTGCTGCCATCACACCGACTTCGTCTTCGACGGTCACTCTATTTCAGATTTATCCCGTGAATGCTGGCAATGTTGTCGGAACAAAAAGCGGGGTAGTCTCGTTCACGCTTCCAGCAGTTACTACTTCTTCCTGTAATGTGACAACGCCCTCGATTACTGTGACTATGCCCACCCTCTCAACTGCAGGATTTTCAGCGGTGGGAAATACCGGGGGGAGTCAGCAATTTAACCTAGGCATCAATTGTTCGGCGTCCACCCATGTCAGCGTTACGCTGACGGATGCTACTACTACCACTAACAATACAACGACTTTATCCCTTACACCGAGTTCCACGGCCTCCGGAATAGGGTATCAAATTCTGGATCAGTTTTCTAATCTGATCAAATTTAGTTCAGATACATCCATTGGAAATCCTGCGCAACAGTTTTTAGGATTGTATAGCGGTAGTGTGTCGATTCCGCTGGTGTCTCAATACATCAGTACGGGCACAGTGTTGCCGGGAACGGTCAATGCGGCGGCTACCTTTACCATGGTATATCAATAG
- a CDS encoding molecular chaperone produces MRLLTLFLLQTFLLGQAHASVIIDRTRIIYAGDKSDVSVHLSNEGEVSEAALVQAWIEEGNPANGSDAPFVISPPMFRIDPKKAQNIRIFFSHERDLTQTEETLFWFNINEIPALSPKQADANILQFSIHSKIKLFFRPIGLKGDPSAAPGLVTWTINDHQLHAANPTPYYLSFISFMTCTSGICFEDKSGGMIAPFSIKDFPLVKNAGSPLPDNKEGELIYQFLDDYGASVAGIASVVRAK; encoded by the coding sequence ATGAGATTACTGACTCTCTTTTTATTGCAAACTTTCCTGCTAGGGCAAGCACATGCCAGCGTGATTATTGATCGTACCCGTATCATCTATGCTGGTGATAAGAGCGATGTGTCGGTACATCTGAGTAACGAAGGTGAGGTCAGCGAAGCGGCATTAGTGCAGGCCTGGATTGAAGAAGGAAATCCCGCCAATGGCAGTGATGCTCCCTTCGTCATTTCGCCTCCGATGTTTCGTATCGACCCAAAAAAGGCCCAGAATATCAGAATATTTTTTTCCCATGAGCGCGATTTAACGCAGACCGAAGAAACCCTGTTCTGGTTCAATATTAACGAAATACCGGCGTTGAGTCCCAAGCAGGCTGATGCAAATATCCTCCAGTTTTCGATTCATTCAAAAATAAAACTATTTTTTCGACCGATCGGCCTTAAGGGCGATCCGAGCGCAGCACCGGGCTTAGTTACCTGGACCATCAACGATCATCAGTTGCACGCAGCCAACCCCACTCCTTACTATCTCTCGTTCATATCTTTTATGACATGTACTTCAGGCATATGTTTTGAGGACAAAAGTGGTGGCATGATCGCGCCTTTTTCTATCAAGGATTTTCCGCTGGTAAAAAATGCTGGCTCGCCCCTACCTGATAACAAAGAGGGGGAATTGATCTATCAGTTCCTCGACGATTATGGCGCGTCAGTAGCCGGTATAGCCAGCGTGGTGCGCGCCAAATAA
- a CDS encoding fimbria/pilus outer membrane usher protein has protein sequence MRTFSSSSSLILGMICFGACVTTSAQDYAFNPVFMHGGKDVDMKRFSFAGGVPPGSYSVELYVNNVQIGRQQISFENIDTDRIEPCFVTSVLQLMNIDWTIVKQPVATDLAGVCQTISSVVDGASISFDASEQRLNVFIPQKFVVQNPRGYVPKEYWNSGVNGGFLNYVGNAFFSNGLVKHQSQYLSLSSGVNVGEWHFRNSSTVVKAAELPVQMQAIATYLERDIPDLGSKLVIGDSFTDGRFFDAVGMRGVTLASDELMEPSSLRGYAPVIRGTALSNAKVSISQNGYTIYETTVSPGSFEIKDLYPTGTSGNYLVTVTEADGHQTTAIVPFATVPLLMRKDGEHFSASLGTLRDPVVSAHPPVFTAAYQYGVTSSISLYSSLEASAGYGAMMMGAALNTHWGALGMDLASAISDVKKTTLKGTAVRATYSKGFEELGANLLIGAYRYASSGYLTLEQAVAYREMKIVNSSAEGNDSLLQRKNQIQFIFNQNLPNRYGSVFISGSTQNYWNHNNASSQFQFGYNNSLRQIRYNISASNVKSINSHQSAGKQIMVGLTIPLGRGVTSIGSNTIFSGGATYAQQTLSSSLGDANQFSYGLDATEGSQRNIFQANGQYRGPIGTLSASASQGQGYTQESIGVSGSLIAYSGGAILSGPVGDTFGIVEADGGVGTEIGSSPGLKVNTYGRAVVPYLTPYSFNTVLLNTEGMPADVEFTSTEERVAPHSGSIALLKFKRVQGQLVFLRAIDVSGNVMPFGAEVLDVDGQSLGTVGYGGKILFRSTAASGVLKVNHGLRGSCSLNYVIPTQVTKPATGFLPVVQGICVDIAAD, from the coding sequence ATGCGTACATTTTCCTCCTCCTCATCGCTCATTCTTGGAATGATCTGCTTCGGGGCATGTGTTACGACGTCCGCTCAAGATTACGCATTCAACCCCGTTTTCATGCATGGGGGAAAAGACGTCGATATGAAACGATTTTCATTTGCCGGTGGTGTTCCGCCGGGCAGCTATTCGGTAGAGTTGTACGTCAACAATGTACAGATCGGTAGACAACAAATTTCGTTTGAAAATATTGACACGGATCGGATTGAACCTTGTTTTGTAACAAGTGTTCTGCAATTGATGAATATTGATTGGACTATCGTCAAACAACCTGTTGCTACCGATTTAGCGGGCGTTTGCCAAACGATTTCTTCGGTGGTGGATGGTGCATCGATTTCCTTTGATGCATCGGAGCAACGGTTAAATGTATTTATTCCACAGAAATTCGTGGTGCAAAATCCGCGTGGATATGTTCCCAAGGAATATTGGAACAGTGGCGTCAATGGTGGATTTCTGAATTATGTGGGAAATGCATTTTTCTCGAATGGTCTGGTAAAACATCAAAGTCAATATCTCAGCTTGAGCAGTGGTGTGAACGTTGGTGAGTGGCATTTCCGCAATAGCTCCACAGTCGTCAAGGCAGCTGAATTACCGGTGCAAATGCAGGCAATAGCCACGTATCTGGAACGGGATATTCCCGACCTGGGATCCAAGCTTGTAATCGGTGACTCGTTTACCGATGGGCGTTTCTTTGACGCCGTTGGAATGAGAGGAGTAACGCTGGCTAGCGATGAACTCATGGAACCCAGTTCCTTGCGTGGTTATGCCCCGGTTATTCGTGGCACTGCGCTCTCGAATGCCAAAGTTTCCATTAGCCAGAACGGTTATACGATTTACGAAACCACCGTGTCGCCAGGCTCATTTGAGATCAAAGACCTGTATCCAACCGGCACTAGCGGAAATTATCTTGTCACAGTCACTGAAGCGGATGGTCATCAGACTACGGCTATCGTTCCTTTTGCAACGGTGCCGCTGCTGATGCGCAAAGATGGAGAGCACTTTAGTGCCTCACTAGGTACTTTGCGTGACCCGGTGGTGAGCGCACATCCGCCTGTTTTTACCGCGGCATACCAGTATGGAGTTACAAGTAGCATCAGTCTTTACAGCAGTCTGGAAGCTTCAGCCGGTTACGGGGCGATGATGATGGGCGCTGCACTCAATACCCATTGGGGCGCTCTTGGCATGGATTTGGCGTCAGCTATTTCCGACGTAAAAAAGACCACTCTGAAAGGTACTGCCGTGCGCGCTACGTATAGCAAAGGTTTTGAAGAATTGGGGGCAAATCTTTTGATCGGTGCCTACCGCTACGCGTCAAGTGGTTATTTGACGCTGGAGCAGGCTGTGGCGTACCGGGAAATGAAGATCGTGAATTCTTCCGCGGAAGGAAACGACTCTCTGCTGCAGCGTAAAAATCAAATTCAATTTATATTTAATCAGAATCTTCCAAATCGCTATGGGTCGGTCTTTATTTCCGGCTCCACCCAGAATTATTGGAATCATAACAACGCAAGTAGTCAGTTTCAATTTGGATATAATAATTCCTTGCGGCAAATCAGATACAACATTTCAGCGTCGAACGTCAAATCGATTAATAGCCACCAGTCTGCCGGAAAGCAGATTATGGTTGGTCTAACAATCCCGTTAGGGCGTGGTGTTACATCGATCGGCTCTAACACCATCTTTTCCGGTGGCGCTACGTATGCGCAGCAAACGTTATCTTCTTCGCTCGGAGACGCAAATCAATTCAGTTATGGTCTGGATGCGACAGAAGGAAGTCAGCGCAATATATTTCAGGCAAATGGGCAGTATCGCGGTCCAATTGGCACGCTATCGGCATCGGCTAGTCAAGGTCAGGGATATACCCAGGAATCAATTGGCGTGTCGGGTTCATTGATCGCGTATAGCGGCGGTGCCATTCTATCTGGCCCGGTGGGGGATACTTTCGGCATCGTTGAAGCCGATGGCGGAGTAGGAACGGAAATTGGCAGTTCACCCGGATTAAAAGTTAATACCTACGGTCGTGCGGTCGTCCCTTATCTGACTCCTTATAGCTTTAACACCGTGCTCTTAAACACGGAAGGAATGCCTGCAGACGTCGAGTTTACCTCGACGGAAGAGCGTGTAGCTCCTCATTCGGGTTCCATAGCGTTATTGAAATTCAAGCGTGTCCAAGGACAGTTGGTATTCTTGCGGGCGATTGACGTCAGCGGAAATGTCATGCCATTTGGCGCAGAAGTACTAGATGTGGATGGTCAATCGTTAGGAACGGTGGGCTATGGCGGTAAGATTTTATTCCGTAGTACAGCGGCATCAGGAGTGTTAAAAGTCAATCATGGTTTACGCGGTAGCTGCAGTTTGAATTATGTGATCCCTACGCAAGTGACGAAACCAGCAACTGGCTTTTTGCCTGTAGTGCAAGGGATTTGTGTCGACATTGCCGCGGATTAA